TTTGCGAGATCGGGGAACGAGCTAGGTTGGCGCGTATGCAGTCCTACACCATTGGTCAGGCCGCCCGTCTGCTGGGCGTGAGCCCCGACACCGCGAGGCGGTGGGCGGATGCGGGCCGGGTGAAGACCCACCGCGACGAGGGTGGGCGGCGGCTGATCGACGGACGGGATCTGGCCGCCTTCTCGATCGAGCTGGCCAACTCCGGTCCGGGCACCGGCTCCGGCGAGGAGGAGCCGTCGTACACCTCCGCCCGCAACGCCTTCTCCGGCATCGTCACCGCCGTGAAGCTGGGCGACGTCGCCGCACAGGTCGAGATCCAGGCGGGTCCGCACCGGCTGGTGTCGCTGCTGACCCGGGAGGCGGTGGAGGAGCTGGGCCTTGAGGTCGGTGTGGAGGCGACGGCCCGGGTGAAGTCGACGAGC
The DNA window shown above is from Streptomyces sp. NBC_01451 and carries:
- a CDS encoding TOBE domain-containing protein; the protein is MQSYTIGQAARLLGVSPDTARRWADAGRVKTHRDEGGRRLIDGRDLAAFSIELANSGPGTGSGEEEPSYTSARNAFSGIVTAVKLGDVAAQVEIQAGPHRLVSLLTREAVEELGLEVGVEATARVKSTSVHIDRT